The following are encoded together in the Scytonema millei VB511283 genome:
- a CDS encoding CopG family transcriptional regulator translates to MKPISIEQLILTQNRQYTRQKQWITLKVSELEMQALETYCQQAQRSKTNVLRETIRQLPTYSSFSPNS, encoded by the coding sequence ATGAAACCCATTTCTATCGAACAGCTCATATTGACTCAAAATCGACAATATACTCGCCAGAAACAATGGATTACCCTCAAAGTTTCTGAACTAGAAATGCAAGCCCTTGAGACTTATTGCCAGCAGGCTCAAAGAAGTAAAACAAACGTACTGCGAGAAACAATTAGGCAATTACCAACCTACAGCAGTTTTTCGCCAAATTCATAG
- a CDS encoding glycosyltransferase family 4 protein, translating into MAKLLVLPGCQNTLGGTTVSLSLMLEGFEQCGISEQLCVLVKSNSLMERYLRQVGQASYLQIIQEREFMKHALHWVSQQPKDYPLLLENCVVRKILPSLILAAPALRLSGRPVYHVFRDQTRSPNLLGNLARKIAFACLSPRAICNSRFTAAHVKNLVSEIQDILYPPIDPQRFNDSPATGSPPANLQPILNSGARLMLTPSRITAPEQVNDKNLRSLPLVLAQLKTLGHNYHGVVIGEDASPGQSFTRALLDRAESLGVADRFTILPATFAIEDYYKYADVVVTLAPREPFGRTVVEAIACGVPVVGSNTGGIGEILQNFAPQWAVDPNDPVAAAEAIVRLTADLNTPTTLVQGKRWVETYCSAVGYARAIARITGLVPLDASDRSRSGDENCFLAPTSGI; encoded by the coding sequence GTGGCTAAGCTCTTAGTTCTACCAGGATGTCAAAATACCTTAGGGGGTACGACAGTTTCCCTGTCTTTAATGCTCGAGGGGTTTGAACAATGTGGCATCTCCGAGCAGTTATGCGTCCTAGTCAAATCTAACTCTTTGATGGAGCGATATTTGCGGCAAGTCGGTCAAGCATCTTATCTACAAATCATTCAAGAACGGGAGTTTATGAAGCACGCGCTTCATTGGGTGAGCCAGCAGCCCAAAGATTATCCCCTGTTACTGGAAAACTGTGTCGTGCGTAAGATTTTGCCGAGCTTGATCCTGGCTGCACCTGCATTGCGTTTGAGCGGTCGTCCGGTTTACCATGTCTTCCGCGACCAAACCCGATCGCCTAATCTGCTGGGTAATTTGGCTAGAAAGATCGCTTTTGCCTGCCTCTCCCCCCGCGCCATCTGTAATTCACGCTTCACGGCTGCGCACGTGAAGAATTTAGTGTCCGAGATTCAAGACATTCTTTATCCGCCAATCGATCCACAGCGGTTTAACGACAGCCCCGCGACTGGCTCGCCGCCAGCAAATTTACAGCCCATCCTCAATTCGGGAGCGCGGCTGATGCTGACACCTTCGCGGATTACCGCACCCGAACAGGTGAATGACAAAAATCTGCGATCGCTGCCGCTGGTCTTGGCTCAGCTCAAAACTCTCGGTCACAACTACCACGGAGTTGTCATTGGCGAGGATGCTTCCCCAGGTCAGTCGTTCACCCGCGCTCTGCTCGATCGCGCCGAAAGCTTAGGAGTGGCAGACCGCTTCACGATTTTACCAGCCACATTTGCGATCGAGGACTACTACAAGTATGCCGATGTCGTCGTTACGCTGGCACCGCGAGAGCCTTTTGGTCGCACGGTGGTAGAGGCGATCGCCTGTGGCGTACCAGTCGTCGGTAGCAATACTGGTGGCATTGGTGAAATTTTACAGAACTTCGCGCCTCAATGGGCTGTCGATCCCAACGATCCCGTCGCTGCGGCTGAGGCGATCGTGCGCCTGACTGCCGACCTCAATACTCCAACTACGCTCGTTCAGGGCAAACGTTGGGTGGAAACTTACTGTAGTGCCGTGGGATACGCCCGCGCGATCGCCAGAATTACGGGATTAGTCCCCTTAGATGCAAGCGATCGCTCGCGCTCCGGCGATGAAAATTGTTTTTTAGCCCCAACATCTGGGATATGA
- a CDS encoding ATP-dependent Zn protease → MNQIALNLVAISIFVMTLSTLLSPLLHFSPVIPALATFSVLAVATLDSFSFQGKGGNLILDWLASFSPQHRDRIVRHEAGHFLVAHLLNIPITGYTLSAWEALKQKQPGLGGVSFEDRELAAQLDRGTLTAQMLDRYCTVWMAGLAAEDLVYSNTEGGADDRQKFGMILTPLGYTARAVEQKQRWAVLQAKTLLEANWSAYEALVGMMQQRAGVDECCRAIEENSGIRNSE, encoded by the coding sequence ATGAATCAGATTGCCCTAAACTTAGTTGCTATTTCTATCTTCGTGATGACGCTTTCGACACTGCTAAGTCCTTTATTGCATTTTTCGCCAGTGATTCCAGCGCTTGCTACCTTCAGCGTTTTAGCAGTGGCTACGTTAGATAGTTTCAGCTTTCAGGGTAAAGGTGGTAACTTGATTTTAGACTGGCTGGCAAGTTTTTCACCCCAACACCGCGATCGCATTGTCCGCCACGAAGCGGGGCATTTTCTGGTAGCGCATTTATTAAACATCCCGATTACTGGTTATACTCTTAGCGCTTGGGAAGCTTTGAAGCAGAAACAACCAGGTTTAGGTGGTGTCAGTTTTGAAGATCGGGAGTTAGCAGCGCAGTTAGATCGGGGTACGCTGACAGCTCAAATGCTAGACCGCTATTGTACTGTTTGGATGGCAGGTTTAGCCGCAGAAGATTTAGTTTACAGTAACACCGAGGGGGGAGCAGACGATCGCCAAAAGTTCGGAATGATTTTGACTCCTTTAGGATATACCGCTAGAGCTGTGGAGCAAAAGCAACGCTGGGCGGTTTTGCAAGCCAAGACTTTGTTAGAGGCAAATTGGTCTGCTTATGAGGCTTTGGTTGGTATGATGCAGCAACGGGCTGGGGTTGATGAGTGTTGTCGGGCGATCGAGGAGAATAGCGGAATTCGGAATTCGGAATAA
- the opcA gene encoding glucose-6-phosphate dehydrogenase assembly protein OpcA, protein MVTQSAPIFSLQAPKDISVSEIEAELNQIWQSYGVAGEDGELPAATRAKTFTLIVYEPEETQQLLAALGYYSGPIDGIPGPRTASAIREAQKVFGLEKTGKSSPELLIKLREEQSKRRGVADSNTAATAYAMDTRSPAVADAIASRNPCRIIALCPVTGEDEGVKAQVSAYCPIQKQSATTLICCEYITLTGTVEALERIVGMVPDLLIGGLPKFLWWKATPEPDHPIFKRLAASCNSVIFDSNSFTQVETNLIRLQELIDAGMTIFDVNWSRLAAWQELTAEAFDPPQRRAALGEVDRVTIDYEKGNSAQALMFLGWLASRLNWRPTKLTTETGDYDIKRFYFIAEGDREVEAEIAGVPTASDGDVAGDLIALRLTSTNPAANCSTVLCSETSGCMRMEAHGGAQAGIVNQVTSLADQSAEELLSQQLQRWGRDVLFEESLAVTVQMLKLSNS, encoded by the coding sequence ATGGTGACTCAATCTGCTCCAATTTTCTCACTTCAGGCTCCCAAGGATATCTCAGTTAGCGAGATTGAAGCCGAACTCAATCAGATTTGGCAAAGTTATGGCGTGGCTGGTGAGGATGGGGAACTGCCCGCCGCCACTCGCGCCAAAACCTTTACTTTGATCGTTTACGAACCAGAAGAAACTCAACAATTGCTGGCAGCTTTGGGATATTACAGCGGTCCAATCGACGGCATCCCAGGACCACGCACCGCTTCCGCAATTCGCGAAGCCCAAAAAGTATTTGGACTGGAAAAAACAGGGAAATCTAGCCCAGAGTTACTGATAAAACTTAGAGAAGAACAAAGCAAACGCCGTGGTGTAGCAGATAGCAACACAGCAGCGACAGCTTACGCAATGGATACCCGCAGCCCTGCTGTAGCTGATGCGATCGCCAGTCGTAATCCTTGTCGAATTATTGCTTTATGTCCAGTTACCGGAGAAGACGAGGGCGTAAAAGCACAAGTTTCTGCATACTGTCCGATCCAGAAGCAGTCCGCCACAACTTTGATCTGTTGTGAATACATCACCCTGACGGGAACCGTGGAAGCACTGGAAAGAATAGTAGGCATGGTTCCAGATTTATTAATTGGTGGCTTGCCTAAATTTCTCTGGTGGAAAGCTACTCCAGAACCCGATCACCCGATCTTCAAGCGTTTGGCAGCCTCTTGCAACTCTGTCATCTTCGACTCCAACAGTTTTACACAAGTCGAAACCAATCTCATCCGGCTGCAAGAATTGATCGATGCAGGCATGACAATTTTCGATGTCAACTGGAGTCGGCTAGCTGCTTGGCAAGAGTTGACGGCAGAAGCCTTCGATCCACCCCAGCGCCGTGCTGCATTAGGGGAAGTCGATCGCGTCACCATAGACTATGAAAAAGGCAATTCTGCCCAAGCCTTGATGTTTTTAGGCTGGTTGGCAAGTCGATTGAACTGGCGACCGACCAAACTTACTACAGAAACGGGAGACTACGACATCAAACGCTTTTACTTCATCGCAGAAGGCGATCGCGAAGTCGAAGCAGAAATTGCTGGCGTTCCGACTGCTAGCGACGGTGATGTAGCTGGAGATTTGATTGCTTTACGCCTCACATCTACGAATCCAGCTGCCAACTGTTCTACGGTTTTGTGTTCCGAAACCTCCGGCTGTATGCGGATGGAGGCACACGGCGGCGCTCAAGCTGGGATCGTCAACCAAGTGACATCCCTTGCCGATCAAAGTGCTGAAGAGTTGCTCTCGCAGCAACTACAACGCTGGGGACGAGACGTACTATTTGAAGAAAGTCTGGCAGTGACAGTACAGATGCTTAAATTAAGTAATAGTTGA
- a CDS encoding glycosyltransferase family 2 protein: MITDLQRQERSSQLEISPLVSVIINNYNYGRFVAKAIDSVLEQTYKNVELIVVDDGSTDHSRQVIESYGDRLTAIFQENSGQGTALNAGIARAKGEIICFLDADDFFHPEKIARVVATFAEHPEWVQLGHCWTSVDAEGVPIGSSTSSILNQGDVRNLLLQWGRYATAITSALAYRRTVLQQVLPIPTQRTEAADTYLTATVPFYGAVGSINEPLMFYRIHGKNRQAHSGNWSRMLHQRELTAAYVDRAAATVGLVERSNLQQDVDYRSFKAIERGKGSWIEALQVAWLSWQESQAIGRSMKDTLVRLVFRSTCALLPQQGILLLRYGLRGYVRWKFLGQAPKS, encoded by the coding sequence ATGATCACCGATCTGCAACGGCAAGAGCGTTCTAGCCAGCTGGAAATATCTCCACTCGTCAGCGTCATCATTAATAACTACAACTACGGACGTTTTGTTGCTAAAGCAATTGACAGCGTTTTAGAGCAAACATACAAAAATGTGGAATTAATCGTCGTTGATGATGGTTCTACGGATCATTCGCGGCAAGTTATTGAGTCCTATGGCGATCGCCTCACAGCGATTTTTCAGGAAAATTCCGGGCAAGGAACGGCATTGAATGCCGGAATTGCCCGAGCTAAAGGCGAAATTATTTGTTTTTTGGATGCCGATGACTTCTTTCACCCCGAAAAGATAGCCAGAGTCGTCGCCACGTTTGCAGAGCATCCTGAATGGGTGCAGCTCGGTCACTGCTGGACTTCTGTAGATGCAGAGGGAGTCCCGATTGGGAGCAGCACTTCTAGTATTCTCAACCAAGGAGATGTCCGCAATTTGTTATTGCAATGGGGAAGATACGCCACAGCAATTACTTCCGCACTGGCATATCGCCGTACAGTTCTCCAGCAAGTCCTACCGATTCCGACACAACGAACTGAAGCAGCAGATACTTATTTGACGGCAACCGTTCCCTTTTATGGCGCAGTGGGTAGTATTAACGAACCACTCATGTTCTATCGCATCCACGGTAAAAATCGACAAGCCCACAGCGGTAACTGGTCGCGGATGCTGCATCAGCGCGAGTTAACTGCTGCCTACGTCGATCGCGCAGCTGCCACAGTCGGACTCGTCGAGCGCTCTAATCTCCAGCAGGATGTAGACTATCGCAGTTTCAAAGCCATCGAGCGGGGTAAAGGCAGTTGGATTGAAGCTTTACAAGTTGCGTGGTTGTCCTGGCAAGAAAGTCAGGCAATCGGGCGGAGTATGAAGGATACCCTCGTCAGGTTGGTGTTTCGTAGTACCTGCGCTCTCTTGCCGCAGCAGGGTATCTTGCTGCTGCGATATGGATTGCGCGGTTACGTGCGTTGGAAATTCTTGGGTCAAGCACCAAAATCATAA
- a CDS encoding class I SAM-dependent methyltransferase yields the protein MSEQNTSYLDTTPLYAMNPVDRFSDRVGDYVKYRPSYPQAAIERVLEGLSPSQTIAADIGAGTGIAARLLAEKGVRVIAIEPNAPMRQAAAPHALVEFRDGTAETTGLADAAVNLVTCFQSFHWFDPEPTLLEFRRILSENGRLAVVWNERDRHDEFTAEYTHLIKVASGYHPAEQRRMAIEPLLRSSLFADLQQYRFTYQQPLDFDGVVGRAMSTSYIPRAGAAYERLIADLRQLYANNRNDDGFVTLVYTTSVFLTQTR from the coding sequence ATGTCTGAGCAAAATACATCTTATCTAGATACAACGCCTTTGTACGCGATGAATCCAGTCGATCGATTTTCCGATCGCGTGGGGGATTATGTAAAATATCGTCCGAGTTATCCTCAAGCTGCGATCGAGCGAGTCTTAGAGGGATTATCGCCATCACAAACGATCGCCGCCGATATAGGTGCGGGAACCGGAATTGCAGCGCGATTGCTAGCAGAAAAGGGGGTACGAGTCATAGCAATCGAACCCAATGCACCCATGAGACAAGCCGCTGCACCCCATGCTTTAGTAGAGTTTCGAGATGGGACAGCTGAAACAACAGGTTTGGCTGATGCTGCTGTAAATTTGGTAACGTGCTTTCAGTCTTTTCATTGGTTCGATCCAGAACCGACGCTGCTGGAGTTTCGCCGGATTTTATCAGAAAACGGAAGATTGGCTGTAGTGTGGAACGAACGCGATCGCCATGACGAGTTTACAGCAGAGTATACTCATCTAATTAAAGTTGCTTCTGGCTATCATCCCGCCGAACAGCGCCGGATGGCGATCGAACCTTTACTGAGGAGTAGCTTGTTTGCCGATCTCCAACAGTATAGATTTACCTATCAACAGCCACTCGATTTTGATGGGGTTGTCGGTCGAGCCATGAGTACATCGTATATCCCTCGCGCTGGTGCGGCTTACGAGCGATTGATTGCGGATTTACGGCAGTTGTATGCTAACAATCGTAACGATGATGGTTTCGTGACTTTAGTTTATACGACAAGCGTATTTCTAACGCAGACTAGATAA
- a CDS encoding cobyrinate a,c-diamide synthase: MTLIIAGERSGVGKTTVTLALLSFLCRWQKLSVQSFKVGPDYIDPMFHLYVTGSPCRNLDPVLTSETYVQQCFIHHTQQSEYALVEGVMGLFDGIGSGEVKSQKSKVKSQNYQLPTTNYQPPTTNYQLPINFASTAHIARILDLPVVLVIDCSRLSGSVAAIAHGYRSFDPRVKIVGFVLNRVGSDRHLQLLQDALAPLDLPILGVLRRHDNITIPDRHLGLVPTAELPQLDLVIEQLATLAQTCFDWDKLMPLLKAGVGSRESGVGGKRAEGTGGAEGAEGAERAKNNRQPSTVNCQLPTTNYQLPNHQFRIPNSEFRIRLAVARDRAFNFYYQDNLDLLQQLGAELVFWSPLTDSELPENIHGLYFGGGFPEVFAQQLAANTGAIASVKTAILAGMPTYAECGGLMYLCDKIIDFEQNSWSMVGVIPTASVMGSRLTLGYRHCIALQDSPILQTGDTVWGHEFHRSSLSELPTPPLFQTQGLSTPPVSEGWRLPHLHASYVHLHFGTRPDIPARFLQHCGSWRASRGLS, encoded by the coding sequence ATGACTTTAATTATTGCTGGAGAACGCAGTGGGGTAGGCAAAACAACCGTGACGCTTGCCCTACTATCTTTTTTATGTCGGTGGCAAAAATTATCTGTCCAGTCTTTTAAGGTAGGACCAGATTATATCGACCCGATGTTTCATCTGTACGTGACCGGATCTCCCTGCCGCAACCTAGACCCCGTACTGACTTCCGAAACTTACGTCCAACAATGCTTTATCCATCATACCCAACAATCTGAGTATGCACTCGTAGAGGGAGTGATGGGACTCTTTGACGGAATAGGTAGTGGAGAAGTCAAAAGTCAAAAGTCAAAAGTCAAAAGTCAAAATTACCAACTACCAACTACCAACTACCAACCACCAACTACCAACTACCAACTACCAATTAATTTTGCCAGTACCGCTCACATCGCCCGCATACTCGATCTACCTGTAGTACTGGTTATAGATTGCAGTCGTCTGTCTGGTTCGGTAGCCGCGATCGCCCACGGTTATCGTTCCTTCGATCCCCGTGTCAAAATAGTCGGATTCGTGCTGAATCGAGTCGGAAGCGATCGCCACTTACAATTATTACAAGATGCCCTTGCACCTCTAGACTTACCAATTCTCGGTGTTTTACGCCGCCACGATAATATTACTATTCCCGATCGCCATCTCGGTCTAGTCCCCACCGCCGAACTTCCCCAACTGGATCTCGTTATCGAGCAATTAGCAACCTTAGCCCAAACCTGTTTTGATTGGGACAAATTAATGCCTTTGTTGAAAGCGGGAGTCGGGAGTCGGGAGTCGGGAGTCGGGGGGAAGAGAGCTGAGGGAACTGGGGGAGCTGAGGGAGCTGAGGGAGCTGAGAGAGCAAAAAACAACCGTCAACCGTCAACCGTCAACTGTCAACTACCAACTACCAACTACCAACTACCAAACCACCAATTCCGAATTCCGAATTCCGAATTCCGAATTCGACTTGCCGTTGCGCGCGATCGCGCTTTTAATTTCTATTACCAAGATAACTTAGACTTATTGCAACAATTAGGGGCGGAGTTAGTATTTTGGAGTCCCTTAACTGATTCTGAATTACCAGAAAATATCCACGGCTTGTATTTTGGTGGTGGCTTTCCCGAAGTTTTCGCCCAACAATTAGCCGCAAATACAGGAGCGATCGCCTCAGTAAAAACAGCCATTTTAGCTGGAATGCCCACATATGCAGAGTGTGGGGGATTAATGTATTTATGCGATAAAATTATCGATTTTGAGCAGAATTCTTGGTCAATGGTAGGAGTCATCCCCACTGCTAGCGTCATGGGTTCTCGCCTTACCTTGGGATATCGTCACTGCATTGCTCTCCAAGATAGTCCCATATTACAAACTGGGGACACAGTGTGGGGGCATGAATTTCATCGTTCTTCTTTATCAGAATTGCCAACCCCACCCCTATTTCAAACCCAAGGACTCAGCACTCCCCCAGTTAGCGAAGGCTGGCGACTCCCTCACCTACACGCTTCTTACGTCCACCTCCATTTTGGTACGCGCCCCGACATTCCCGCCCGGTTTTTACAACACTGTGGTTCTTGGAGAGCTTCAAGGGGATTGAGTTAA
- a CDS encoding O-antigen ligase family protein, with translation MTQLYRPKSTVTTTASASDRQLFFWGWMRWGALTAGERFVCAFIILIPVLWVMGIYKYMTSLLLVCIAVYEWWKHGEIRLKPPITAVVAVFIFCIYRIAQMLINYDAPNKGSISGLLMTWFSYALLLWYIQSNNVRLRLEAIAWACTVSIVQMLGFWLLLQYVLPIGLFQPPSIPNLFGLVTGKAAGENLLAPYQGDISGYYRPSLFFVSAQLFALIVGCIGLIALEIKNRIWSLLVLLGSVFLIVISLSRGIWIAFPIAVWFRYLFSAYSQPRNRLILFAVMAVASFTVLSIAPFTHFLVSSYTDITAHVSQFRASSTEWRAEIYRQTWEAFLEQPIWGQIGKGQPVSMAGGEANVVGSHSVILGNLLYGNGIVGTGIFAVFWISLFAWLYKTRSGRPLTVFCVMIMFTLAAATLGAMWFSPFPALALLLCIAIRQPKLKPAGEVRSWLSS, from the coding sequence ATGACTCAGCTGTACAGACCTAAATCTACAGTCACAACAACGGCATCAGCATCAGACCGCCAGCTGTTTTTCTGGGGTTGGATGCGGTGGGGAGCTTTAACAGCAGGAGAACGTTTTGTCTGTGCCTTTATCATTCTCATACCGGTTCTATGGGTGATGGGCATCTACAAGTACATGACATCTCTCCTGCTCGTATGCATTGCTGTTTATGAATGGTGGAAGCATGGAGAAATACGTCTCAAGCCCCCGATTACGGCAGTCGTTGCCGTGTTTATCTTCTGCATCTATCGAATAGCCCAAATGCTGATCAATTATGATGCTCCCAACAAAGGCAGCATATCCGGTCTCCTGATGACATGGTTTAGCTACGCATTGTTGCTCTGGTACATTCAAAGCAATAACGTGAGATTGCGCTTAGAAGCGATCGCCTGGGCTTGTACGGTCAGCATAGTGCAAATGCTCGGGTTTTGGTTGTTGCTCCAATACGTCTTGCCGATCGGGCTTTTCCAGCCTCCTAGCATACCTAACTTGTTTGGGTTGGTCACGGGTAAAGCAGCAGGAGAAAACCTCTTAGCTCCCTACCAGGGCGATATATCGGGGTACTATCGTCCGAGCTTATTTTTTGTCTCCGCCCAACTTTTTGCTTTGATTGTAGGATGTATTGGCTTAATTGCCTTGGAAATCAAAAATCGGATTTGGTCGCTACTGGTACTTTTAGGCAGCGTTTTCCTCATCGTTATCAGTCTGAGTCGGGGTATATGGATAGCTTTTCCAATCGCTGTTTGGTTTCGCTACCTCTTTAGCGCCTACAGTCAACCACGGAATCGTCTCATCTTGTTTGCGGTGATGGCTGTAGCCAGTTTCACCGTATTGTCAATTGCGCCATTCACCCACTTTTTAGTCAGTAGCTATACAGACATCACCGCCCACGTTTCTCAGTTTCGGGCATCATCCACTGAATGGCGTGCCGAGATTTACAGACAGACTTGGGAGGCATTTCTAGAACAGCCGATCTGGGGTCAAATCGGCAAGGGGCAGCCCGTCAGTATGGCTGGCGGCGAGGCAAACGTCGTCGGCTCCCACAGCGTCATTTTAGGCAACCTGTTGTATGGCAACGGCATAGTCGGTACGGGAATTTTTGCAGTTTTCTGGATATCTTTATTTGCGTGGTTGTACAAGACCCGCTCGGGAAGACCCCTCACAGTTTTTTGCGTGATGATCATGTTTACCCTTGCCGCTGCTACGTTAGGAGCAATGTGGTTTTCACCTTTTCCAGCGTTGGCTCTGTTGCTATGCATTGCCATTCGGCAACCTAAACTCAAACCTGCTGGAGAGGTGAGATCGTGGCTAAGCTCTTAG
- a CDS encoding GumC family protein, translating to MKQIFSIARKHWLPLLGFNSAVLAATIYAAFYASTSIPPVWTANAKLNLPQTGGLSANLGPLGSTQTTALNFKDVSPLDVQLAILTSDAVMKRVQAVDPEKSLYSKVSSFSQLFVVTPQPATTLIEVEAQGSRPDIAYKRLFTFLEVYQQRLNELRRKDAEVRVQYTQEELEQARLNLNQAQANLSNFQRSTGLVNSPEQSGGLISAINNLKTTQATLIAQGQANATQAQAAAVSLGITPQQAMNSLRLGENKEYQATRTQLSQLESTMAVTRSKYRDDSPQVQSLLQQRQQLLRQLNQQIAVAIPGANAAQIDTTLGNGPNDSRLELMVELIRNQTLAQGTQQQAKQIQKQIDKLNTELNFITKNQAQLLDLQRKYEIAEGVYKGIIAQSEQSKTNPFNAYPNVQTLNEPTIDPRPSIPNLKLITTGGMLAAIFGSMALIFFLENRNPLLKPKDLQQVELPVLGSIPHLKQPSMERNLAAEIDIEFQRLASSILMLEHPCLMVTSATAGEGKTTVTLGLALALLNFGFRVLVIDGDLRKAEMSRRLGKHRIAIAANANPPTPVSIHPGLDLLPAMSIPKQKIPEFFARGSFERNIKAMRDSGGYDYVLIDSPPVGLASETNLMSAVVCNVLFVLRSGTSDRYPVMNSLEQLTRYNARIMGLVVNGSDSQTAVYRYGYGRQRELLENEA from the coding sequence ATGAAACAGATATTCAGTATTGCCCGCAAGCACTGGTTGCCACTGCTGGGATTTAACAGTGCCGTGCTTGCTGCCACAATTTATGCAGCTTTCTATGCCAGCACGAGCATTCCCCCAGTCTGGACAGCTAATGCCAAGTTAAATCTTCCCCAAACAGGCGGTTTAAGTGCGAATCTCGGTCCTTTAGGTAGCACTCAAACCACGGCGCTCAACTTTAAAGATGTCAGCCCTCTGGACGTGCAGTTAGCGATTTTAACTAGCGATGCCGTGATGAAGCGCGTGCAGGCAGTCGATCCCGAAAAAAGCTTGTACTCGAAGGTGAGTAGCTTCAGCCAGTTATTTGTCGTCACCCCACAGCCAGCAACAACGCTGATAGAAGTGGAAGCTCAGGGTAGTCGCCCCGATATAGCTTACAAGCGATTGTTTACCTTTCTTGAGGTTTATCAGCAACGCCTGAACGAACTGCGTCGCAAAGATGCAGAAGTCCGCGTGCAGTATACCCAAGAAGAGCTGGAACAAGCTCGCCTCAATCTCAACCAAGCACAAGCGAATTTATCGAATTTTCAGCGCTCCACCGGACTAGTCAACAGTCCCGAACAATCCGGGGGGTTGATTTCAGCAATTAACAATCTCAAAACGACGCAGGCAACGCTGATCGCACAGGGACAAGCCAATGCCACGCAAGCTCAAGCTGCGGCAGTCAGTCTCGGGATTACGCCCCAACAAGCAATGAATTCTCTGCGTTTGGGCGAGAACAAAGAGTATCAAGCCACCCGCACTCAACTCTCGCAATTAGAGTCAACTATGGCAGTCACCCGCAGTAAGTATAGAGATGATAGCCCGCAGGTGCAATCTTTATTACAGCAGCGCCAACAGTTACTCCGCCAACTCAATCAGCAAATTGCTGTGGCAATTCCTGGTGCTAACGCCGCGCAAATAGATACAACTCTAGGTAATGGACCTAACGATAGCCGCCTAGAACTGATGGTAGAGTTAATCCGAAATCAGACCCTAGCTCAGGGAACGCAGCAACAAGCGAAGCAAATCCAAAAGCAAATCGACAAACTCAATACCGAACTCAACTTCATCACGAAAAATCAAGCACAGTTGTTAGACCTCCAGCGCAAGTACGAGATTGCCGAAGGCGTATACAAAGGCATTATTGCTCAAAGCGAGCAGTCAAAGACCAATCCTTTTAACGCCTATCCAAACGTGCAAACGCTAAACGAACCCACCATTGACCCCAGACCATCCATACCTAACTTAAAGCTGATTACCACTGGCGGTATGCTCGCTGCTATTTTCGGCAGCATGGCTCTAATTTTCTTCCTAGAAAATCGCAACCCATTGCTCAAACCAAAAGACTTACAGCAAGTGGAACTCCCGGTTTTGGGTAGCATTCCCCATCTCAAACAACCCAGCATGGAACGAAATTTAGCAGCCGAAATCGATATCGAGTTTCAGCGCTTGGCTTCATCTATCTTGATGCTGGAACACCCATGTTTGATGGTGACTAGCGCCACTGCTGGAGAAGGTAAGACCACGGTGACTCTAGGGCTAGCCCTAGCCTTACTCAACTTTGGCTTTCGAGTGCTGGTAATCGATGGCGATCTGCGCAAGGCAGAAATGAGTCGGCGCTTAGGGAAACATCGGATCGCCATAGCAGCAAATGCTAATCCTCCAACGCCAGTCTCCATCCATCCTGGTCTTGACTTACTACCAGCGATGTCTATCCCCAAACAGAAAATTCCTGAATTCTTTGCCCGTGGCAGCTTTGAGCGCAATATCAAAGCCATGCGCGATTCCGGTGGCTACGATTACGTATTAATAGACAGCCCTCCTGTCGGGCTAGCCAGCGAGACGAATTTAATGAGTGCAGTAGTCTGTAACGTCTTGTTTGTCTTGCGTTCTGGCACGAGCGATCGCTATCCCGTCATGAATAGCTTGGAACAACTGACGCGGTATAACGCGCGGATTATGGGTCTGGTAGTCAACGGATCGGACTCCCAAACCGCAGTTTACCGCTACGGGTACGGACGACAACGAGAATTACTAGAAAACGAGGCTTAG